Below is a window of Mycolicibacterium rhodesiae NBB3 DNA.
ACAGCGCCATGGTCGGCGAGATCGTGAGCGACCCACTCCCGCATCGAGTCGGGCAGCCGCTTGCCATAGCAGTACGCGAGGTATTGCAAAGGACGGGGCTTGTTCATCGTGGATCCTTTCCTTCATCGAGCGCCCCGGCAGCCAGCGCCGCAGCGTTGACGCGGGTGAGCACGTCGCGCAGCCGGTCGAGCTCGTCGAGGCCGACACCGAGTCGTTCCACCACCGCGGGCGGAATCTTGAGTGCACGCCGCCGCAGCTGGATGCCGGCCTTGGTCAGGCCCACGTCGGTGGTCCGTTCATCGGCGGCGTTGCGTGCACGGGTGATCAAGCCGAGTGCTTCGAGCCGCTTGAGCATCGGAGACAGTGTCGCCGAATCCATTTGCAGTGCAGTGGCAATGGCCTTGACCGACAACGGCCGGTCGGTGTTCGTCTTGTGGTTGTCCCACAGCGCGAGCATTACGAGGTACTGCGGGTGGGTGAGCCCGAGCGGATCGAGCAGCGGGCGGTACACCGCCTGTACGGCGCGGTTGGTGATCGCGAGTGCGAAACACACCTGCTGTTCGAGCGCCAGGGGATCGGTGTCCGCCTCGACGACTGTCATGACACCCAGGGTACTCCATTTAACTAGGGCACTAACTAATAGGGTGCTAAATATCACATCTTGTTAGCATCACGACGCCATGCCTGACGAGCCGATCCGAGCCGACCATGCGGAGCTGTTGCAGCGCCGCGCCCTGACCGAAGATGCGGCGCGGCCAGATGCGGTCGAGCGCAGGCGCTCCCGCAATGGTCGTACCGCCCGGGAGAACATCGCCGACCTCGTCGATGCCGACTCGTTCGTCGAGTACGGGCGCTTCGCGATCGCGGCCCAGCGTCACCGCCGCGACCTCGCGGACCTGATCGCCCGGACCCCGGGCGACGGGTTGGTCGCGGGCACCGCGCGCGTGAACGGCGACCTGTTCGGTGAGCAGCACTCCGCCTGCGCGGTGCTGTCCTACGACTACACCGTGCTCGCGGGCACGCAGGGCGCACTGGGCCATCGCAAGAAGGACCGCCTCTTCGACCTGATCGAGCGCATGCGACTACCGACGGTGTTCTTCGCCGAGGGCGGCGGGGGACGACCCGGGGACACCGACTACCCGACGGTGTCCGCGCTCGACGCCCGCGCGTTCAAGCTCTGGGCCGCCCTATCGGGTCTGGTGCCGCGCATCTCGGTCGTGAAGGGGCGCTGCTTCGCGGGCAACGCCGTCATCGCGGGCTCGTCGGATCTGATCGTGGCCACCGAGGACACCTCGATCGGGATGGGTGGCCCGGCGATGATCGCGGGCGGCGGCCTCGGCGATGTCCACCCCGACGAGGTGGGTCCGATCAGCATGCAGGAGCCCAACGGCGTCGTCGACGTCGTCGTCGCCGACGAGGCCGAGGCGGTGACCGTGACCAAACGTCTGCTCGGCTACTTCCAGGGCACGACGACACCGGGGAGCGCTGCCGACCAAAAGCTCTTGCGCACAATGGTTCCCGAACGCGCCCGGCGTGCCTACCCGGTGAACCCGATCATCGAGACGCTGGCCGACGAAGGGTCGGTGACGTTTCTGCGGCCGCGCTTCGCCGCCGAAATGGTGACCGCGCTGGCGCGGATCGACGGCCGCGCCGTCGGCGTCATCGCGAACAACAGCATGGTGATGGCCGGCGCCATCACGGCGGCCGCATCCGACAAGGCGGCGCGCTTCGTGCAACTGTGCGACGCGTTCGAGCTGCCCGTCGTTTCGCTGATCGACTGCCCGGGCTACATGGTGGGGCCCGCGGCTGAGGCCGATGCCCTGGTGCGTCGCGCGTCGCGGATGCTGGTTGCCGGGGCCGCCATGAGCGTGCCGCTGGTCGCGGTGGTGCTGCGCCGGGGTTACGGCCTTGGCGCACAGGCGATGCTGGGCGGCAGCCTGCACGAGCCCGTGCTCACTGTCGCATGGCCCGGTGCACACCTCGGCCCGATGGGACTCGAAGGTGCCGTCCGGTTGGGTCTTCGAAAGGAACTCGAGGCGATCGCCGACGACGAGGAACGTGAGGCGCGGGTGCGTGAGGCAACCGCCGCGGCACAGGATAATGCCAAGGCGCTCAATGCCGCTCAGCTTTTCGAGATCGATGACGTGATCGACCCGGCCGACACACGGCGGCTCATCATCGACACGCTGACCGCGGCCACCATGCACCAACGTCGCCGCGCCGAGCGCCGCTTCGTCGACACCTGGTAGCCACCCGCCGCCGACCCCCCGATCCGGCGGCGGGCAGCTCGATCAGGCGGTCTCCGCGTAGTAGTAGCGACGGGCTCGGACCTGCTGTCCGTTGCGTTCGGCCAGTGATTTCAACTGCCGCAGAGCAAACATGCGGCCGCGGCCGCCTTCGGGGATCACGATGCCGGCCCACAGTCCCTCCGCGCGTGGTGACTCGCAGGCTTCACGGGCGCACAACCAGCGGCGTGGACACGCCCGGCAGATCGCCTTGGCCTCGTCGTCGGCCGAGGTCGTCCATCGTTCGGGATCACGCGTGCACGCTCCAACAGGCGTCTCGTCCCAGTGTGTGGTGTCCATCCCTGATGCTCCTCTGTACCTCCTGCGGCCGGGAGGCCGCGCGATGGCACCAAGGTAACCAACAAACCGTAGCAATGCAACAGTTATAGTCGCCAAAGCGAAGCGATTACGGTCCATGCAGGACGTGCTCGCAGCCCAAGTCACGCCGATACAGCGCTCTGAGCAGTCAATAAGCGATCCGAGGACGCAGACTGGCCGATCCGATGAACCGTAGCGCCGGCAGGTCCAAAAGCGGGTGCAAAGGCATAGCTTCGCCACGGATCATCGTCCAGCCACGCGGGTCAAGTCGTAGCGCTGACGGCGCCCACCGCTACGATTGCCTCGCCGCTTCGCCCCGCGAATTCTCGAGGAATGCCCGCCCATGACCGATCCGGAGTCGACCGAGCAGTCGACCGAGGCGCTGGATCAGGGGATGGTTCGCGCCGGTGCGGCCGCGGCGGCACGACGCCGCGAACTCGACATCAGCCAGCGCAGCCTGGCCGCGGAGGGGATCATCAACGCGGGGGCGCTCATCGCGTTCGAGAAGGGGCGAAGCTGGCCTCGCGAGCGGACGCGAGCAAAGCTCGAAGAGGTGCTGCGATGGCCGCCGGGAACAATCGCGCGGATCCGGGAGGGCGACTCGATCGCCACCCAGCGCCCAGCCGAACCATCCGCGCACAACGGCAACGACACCTCGCTGATCGCCCAGGCAGTGGTCACCGCGGTCAACACGTTCGGCACTGCGGTCGAGTCTCTGCCGCCCCTCGACGATCCCGACTTCACGCCTCGCGCGACGAGGATCCTCGCGGATCTACGTCAACTCGAGGCGGTCGCCGCGCGAGCCGCTCGGATCAGCAAGGTCTCGCCGGCGTTGATCAAGGCGCTCAGCGCGGTGCGCACCCGCTACGACGAGCTCATGTTGCGAGCCGCCCGTGCACCGCGGGCCACGGTTGGACAGCGACTGTACGCCGCACGCCGCGGCGCGAACCTGACAATTCTCGAAACCGCCCAAGCCGCAGGAGTTTCCGAACAGGACATCATCGGCGCCGAGGCCGAACAACCCGTTTCCGCAGCCGCGGTACGAGAAATCGAATCACTGATCGAGCAGCTGAACTGATCGCCGCTACTCAGTAGCGCTCCCGGGTCCGATCATCGTGGGTCGGGTAATACTCGGCCAACGCCGCCACGACCTCGATGAACTTGCGCCTCGTCGCGGGTGACATCTCGCCCGTGCGGTCGATGACACCCCCCGGCCGCAGATGCCCGTCGAAGGGCACTTCGACGACGACCTGGCCCTGGGCCGAGAACTGTTGCGCCAGGATCGAACGCGTCCGCTTGTCGGCGTGCCCGTCGGAGTCGTTGAGGACGACGACGGTGCGCTGCAACAGAGAAGTGAGCCCGCGGGCGGCGAGCCAGTCCAGTGTCTGCCCCGCAGCTGCCGCTCCGTCGACCCACGGCGAGGAGACCACGACCATCGCATCGAGATCCCGCAGCACCTCCTGGGTGACCGGGGTGTCCATTGTTGAGCTGCAGTCGACGATGGAGATCGTGAAGTAGCGGTCCAGGCGCGCTGTCGCCTCCCGATAGATCGCCGGATCCAACACCCGTCGGCGCGCCGGCGTGCCCTCTCCGGCAAGCACGAACAGCCCGGCCGAATTGTTGCCAACCCGGTTGCGGATGTCGGCGAACGTCTCGAGGTGCTGATCGGCGGCCAGCTCCCAGTAGGAGCCCTGCGCTCTCGGGTCGACACGGCTGCCGAGCTTGCCGAATGCGGTGTCGGCGTCGATGGCCACCACGCGGTCGTCCTGCCGGAGTTCGGCGAAGACCGAACCGATACTCGCCGACACCGTCGTCTTCCCAACACCGCCCTTGCCCATCACGCCGACTTTGAAGTGCCCACGCAGTGGGGAGCGGACCTTCGCCTCGAGCTGCGCCTGCAGGATCTCGTCCGGACCCCGCCCCAGATTCACCATCCCGAACGTGGCCTTGTACACCACGAACCGCCACCCTCGACTCGGCGGCACACGGCGCTGCGGCACCAGGTCGTCCTGCCGGATGCGGTCTGCGTATGACCCGCTGGCCGGCGGGGCCATCCGGGGGTCGGGACCGTATCCGCCGGGGAACCACGGCTGTGTCGATTGCGGAGGATGGCCGCCGGGCATCTGCATCGGCGGACCTTGCGGGCGGGGCGGTTGATGCTCAGGCGCAGGCCGCCACGGTTGCGCACCCGGTGGCAGCGGGCCGGTGTTGCGCGCCGTGCCCGGCGGCGGACCGAACCGCTGAGGTGGTTGACGAAAGCTGCCACCCGGCCGCTCAGGCTCCCTGACACCAAGGGGTGGGCCGGACTCCCACGATGGCGCGCTCGGCCGGGCGAGCTCCGATGTCGCGCCGAGATCCCCGTCCCGGGTATCCCAGGTGTCGGCTGGCGAAGGCGGGACGAAGTCGACGGGAGGACGCACGGGACCTTCCCGCGTCGGGGGAGCGGGCTCGGATTCGGCGGCCGACGGCTCGTAGTCGGTCTCCTCGGGGCCGGTCCATCCGAGCTTTCTCCGCAATTCGTCATCGCGGTCGGTCACTGCGAATCTCCTCACCAATGTCATGTCATGCGGGCTCCGACCCCTTTCCCAGTATCAACCACGCCCGGCAACAGCCGCAGACGCGCCGAAACCACGACTGCGCCAATGCCGTCAGCAAACACCTTCGGACACGGGCGGGTGCGGGTGGTGGACGGCGGGAAGGGCTCGGAAGGCTTGTCCCGCAAGGGCAGCGAGACGGGCGGTACCAGTCGATGCGCCGATCGGAGGTCGCACTTGTCGTGGGACGGAACGGGCGTCACCAGTGATTAGCCACACGGATTTCACAATGCTCGGAAGAGCAGCTATGCTGTGAAAACCAATAGCTGTGCGCCGCGTTTACCGAGTCGCCCGAAGCCGTGATCCGGCCGAAAATTGGTGACATGGGGACGGTTGTGCCGCTGGTACGCTTTCACGCAACGGAGGGGTTTGCGTAAAGGGGTCGAATGGCATGCGTGTGGTTCGTGGCAAAGTCGCATTGGTCGGTGCGCGGTGAAGCGCCGCCACACCGGTGCGTCCGACGACACGCGTGACGCGTCGGCCGACGTCGTGGGCACCGACTTGCTGGACTTCGGCCGGCTGATCATCGCCGGCATGAAAATGACCACAGGAGAGGGCGAACCCGACCCTGGGTCGTCGTTCCGAAACGGCCGCGAAGGCTTCGACAAGGCCGGTGCCACGTTGCGCTCGGCGGTCCCAGATGACAGTTGGAGCGGCGTCGGGTCACGGGCGTACGCCGACCAGAACACCCGACAGCAGCTCCGGTCCGAGGCGATGGCCGATGCCGACGAGGCGGTCTTCGCCGTCCTCGTCCGGGAGTCCCTCCAAATCAAGGCACGCCGGGACACCCTCGATACCCAGGCGGACCTCTTGGCCAAGACCAGCTCCGTGACCTTCCCCCTCCAATTCATTCCGCGGTATGGCGAAGCCGCCAAGCTGGCCATCGAGACGGCGGCGTTGAACTCCGCGCTTCAACTGTGCGCACGCACGCTCTACGAACTGCAGTCCGAAGTGTCCGCCAACGCCGCGGAGCTCGGTCAAGCCGTCGGCCGCTACGCCGGAGTCGCCGACACCGCGACGGGTGCGGTCGATTTCAATCCCCCGCCGGCGCCGGATACCGTGGATTCGGGGGTAGCACCGGTCGGGTCCGGGGGGCCGCTACCGGGAGTTACGACGTTGGGGGAAGGCGTTCATGTCCGGTGATGCCTTGCGCGTCACAACTGCGCACCTCGTCGGACTCACCGCCGCGCAGGTGCGCGCCGCCGCAGACATCAGATCCGCCACATCGGCAGTGGAGGGGGCGGATGCCGCGGTGCGAAGTACGCACGGCGCCATCTCGTCGGCGACCGCTGACGCGGTCAGCCAGATCGTCGCTGCGCGTCGGGATGCAGGCACGAAGATGGCGATGATCGCGGACGAACTCGGCGACAAGTTGACCGAGGCCGCGCGACGCTACGAGCAGACCGACGACACGATGAGCCGCGCGCTGAGAGGGCAGGTGCAGCCGAGATGACGACGGGGAGTGCGCAATCCGCGCGACACGACGCCACGCATATCGATGACGTCGTCGGAGTCGAGGTCACGATCGACGGAATGCTGGTCATCGCCGACCGCCTGGGCCAGTCGGAGTTTCCGACGGCACTGGGTATCCGGCTGAACATTCCGCAGCCTGAGCTGCGCGACATCGTCTGGGAACAGGTCGCGCGTGATCTGACCGCGCAGGGTGTCCTGGACGTGTTCGGCCAACCCCACCCGGAAGTCGCGGCGATGGTGGACACGCTCAGCCGCGCCGACCGCACACTGGAGGCTCGCTGGTGGCGACGTGACGTGGGCGGCAAGATGATCCGTTTCGTGGTGTGCCGCAAGGGAGATCGGCACGTGGTCGCCGCGCGCGACGGCGACATGCTGGTCCTTCAGCGGGTCGCGCCGCAGGTCGGTCTGGCAGGAATGGTGAACACTGTCCTCGGGTCCGCCAACGCTGCCGACGTCGAGCCGCTGACCGGTGTCTCGAGTCAGTTGGCGGAATGCCGCGATGCAAGCCAGCTCCTCAAGTACGGCGTCGCACCGGCGTCGGCACGCGCGTACGCGAACATCATCGCCGACCCGGCGAGTTGGGTGGAGATCACCGCGCTGGAACGCCATCCCGGAGGGACATTCACCCAAGCCGATGTCGCGGCAGGGGTACTCGACTCCAAACAGGGCCGCATCGTGTCGATACCGCGTCGGGTGAACGGAGAGCTGTACGGCAGCTTCCTGCCGGGCAGTCCCGAGAACCTCCAGCGCGCGCTGGACGGCCTGATCGAATTCCTGCCGTCCGGCAGCTGGTTCGACAAGACCCCAACCGACCCAGCAGATCCACATGGGACCGAACTGCAGTGAATTCACCGTTTGACAACGCAGAGCGCGACGACATGGAGGCGCTCGACTTTTCGGCACCAGAGGCGCCCTACGATGACGAACCGCCCGTTCCGGTGTTCACCGTCGCCAACCCACCGGGCACCGTGACCGTTACGGCCTTCATGGACGGCCGGGTCAAGGAGATCGAGTTATCCCCTAGGGCAACCGAACTGACGGAGTACGAACT
It encodes the following:
- a CDS encoding WhiB family transcriptional regulator — protein: MDTTHWDETPVGACTRDPERWTTSADDEAKAICRACPRRWLCAREACESPRAEGLWAGIVIPEGGRGRMFALRQLKSLAERNGQQVRARRYYYAETA
- a CDS encoding MinD/ParA family ATP-binding protein, whose translation is MTDRDDELRRKLGWTGPEETDYEPSAAESEPAPPTREGPVRPPVDFVPPSPADTWDTRDGDLGATSELARPSAPSWESGPPLGVREPERPGGSFRQPPQRFGPPPGTARNTGPLPPGAQPWRPAPEHQPPRPQGPPMQMPGGHPPQSTQPWFPGGYGPDPRMAPPASGSYADRIRQDDLVPQRRVPPSRGWRFVVYKATFGMVNLGRGPDEILQAQLEAKVRSPLRGHFKVGVMGKGGVGKTTVSASIGSVFAELRQDDRVVAIDADTAFGKLGSRVDPRAQGSYWELAADQHLETFADIRNRVGNNSAGLFVLAGEGTPARRRVLDPAIYREATARLDRYFTISIVDCSSTMDTPVTQEVLRDLDAMVVVSSPWVDGAAAAGQTLDWLAARGLTSLLQRTVVVLNDSDGHADKRTRSILAQQFSAQGQVVVEVPFDGHLRPGGVIDRTGEMSPATRRKFIEVVAALAEYYPTHDDRTRERY
- a CDS encoding acyl-CoA carboxylase subunit beta, with amino-acid sequence MPDEPIRADHAELLQRRALTEDAARPDAVERRRSRNGRTARENIADLVDADSFVEYGRFAIAAQRHRRDLADLIARTPGDGLVAGTARVNGDLFGEQHSACAVLSYDYTVLAGTQGALGHRKKDRLFDLIERMRLPTVFFAEGGGGRPGDTDYPTVSALDARAFKLWAALSGLVPRISVVKGRCFAGNAVIAGSSDLIVATEDTSIGMGGPAMIAGGGLGDVHPDEVGPISMQEPNGVVDVVVADEAEAVTVTKRLLGYFQGTTTPGSAADQKLLRTMVPERARRAYPVNPIIETLADEGSVTFLRPRFAAEMVTALARIDGRAVGVIANNSMVMAGAITAAASDKAARFVQLCDAFELPVVSLIDCPGYMVGPAAEADALVRRASRMLVAGAAMSVPLVAVVLRRGYGLGAQAMLGGSLHEPVLTVAWPGAHLGPMGLEGAVRLGLRKELEAIADDEEREARVREATAAAQDNAKALNAAQLFEIDDVIDPADTRRLIIDTLTAATMHQRRRAERRFVDTW
- a CDS encoding ESX secretion-associated protein EspG; its protein translation is MTTGSAQSARHDATHIDDVVGVEVTIDGMLVIADRLGQSEFPTALGIRLNIPQPELRDIVWEQVARDLTAQGVLDVFGQPHPEVAAMVDTLSRADRTLEARWWRRDVGGKMIRFVVCRKGDRHVVAARDGDMLVLQRVAPQVGLAGMVNTVLGSANAADVEPLTGVSSQLAECRDASQLLKYGVAPASARAYANIIADPASWVEITALERHPGGTFTQADVAAGVLDSKQGRIVSIPRRVNGELYGSFLPGSPENLQRALDGLIEFLPSGSWFDKTPTDPADPHGTELQ
- a CDS encoding MarR family winged helix-turn-helix transcriptional regulator, translating into MTVVEADTDPLALEQQVCFALAITNRAVQAVYRPLLDPLGLTHPQYLVMLALWDNHKTNTDRPLSVKAIATALQMDSATLSPMLKRLEALGLITRARNAADERTTDVGLTKAGIQLRRRALKIPPAVVERLGVGLDELDRLRDVLTRVNAAALAAGALDEGKDPR
- a CDS encoding type VII secretion target, coding for MSGDALRVTTAHLVGLTAAQVRAAADIRSATSAVEGADAAVRSTHGAISSATADAVSQIVAARRDAGTKMAMIADELGDKLTEAARRYEQTDDTMSRALRGQVQPR
- a CDS encoding EspA/EspE family type VII secretion system effector, with amino-acid sequence MKRRHTGASDDTRDASADVVGTDLLDFGRLIIAGMKMTTGEGEPDPGSSFRNGREGFDKAGATLRSAVPDDSWSGVGSRAYADQNTRQQLRSEAMADADEAVFAVLVRESLQIKARRDTLDTQADLLAKTSSVTFPLQFIPRYGEAAKLAIETAALNSALQLCARTLYELQSEVSANAAELGQAVGRYAGVADTATGAVDFNPPPAPDTVDSGVAPVGSGGPLPGVTTLGEGVHVR